CTGGATGTACGCCAGTACTTTAGGTGCGGAAATTCTGCTGTTGTTGATTTTTGTTGAATAATCGCCGTCGTCTTTCGGGGAAGTAATGCCTTCCATCCAGCTGTAGCTGCCCCCGAAGCTGATCTTTTCAGCAGGGGTAAAATGGAGAAACCCTTCAACACCGTATACCACTTCCGGAGCCCGCTGGATCATCAAAGCCCGGTCCGGGCTCTGGATGAACGAAGCGCCCAGTTTTGAAGTACTCACATAGGAAGTTAATTCATAGTTGATCCATCTGTTGATCTGGCCTGTTGCCCCGAATTCATAATTATTGACGATGATCGGTTTTGTTTCAAGGTTATTGATGGTATCGGAAGTGGAGGTTCTCAGGATCCTGCCCAGCTCATTGATGGAGTAGGCCTGTGAAAAACTCCCGAAAAGGCTGATAACAGGATTGATGTTGTACCGGAACCCGATATTTCCCACCAGCGCATTGTACTCAAGATTGCCTCCTGCCACAAAAATACTTTTGGTGAAGGTGCCGTCATTTTTAATGCTTGAAAGGGTATTGAAATCACCTGTTTTTACTTTTATATTTTCATAGCGGAGGCCTCCTTTAAGAATTAATTTTTTAAACAGGTCAATTTTTACGAGCATAAAGGGCGCTATGTTCGTCATGTCCATATCCGGTGTCCAGTAGCGGCCGTCTTCCAGTTTCTGTACGGTCTGATCATTTAAGATATCTGCTCCGTAAATGACCTCAGCCTGGGAATTCTGTGCATTCCAGAGCTGGGTATCAAAGTTTATCCTTGCTCCCTTCTTTTTTGAGATGACGTTGGACTGCCCTCCGTTTAAGAAAGTATCGCTATAGCCGTATACCGTCCTGAAATCCTGAAGGTACAGGTTGATATTCAGCGATGTGCCTTTCCAAAGGTTTTTATGGTCGTAGCTCAGTTTGAAATTGTGGTTTCTCGGGGTACCCTGCGGCGTGGTTTCAAGGCCTTTTCCTTCGCCTTCGCCAATGGTGGGAACAAGGCCGTATTTCCCTGTTCTCAATCCTAAATTTAAATCCGATCGCGATGCATAACCAATGTAAGAAGCTTCAACTCTTTGATTGTCATTGATGTTGTAGCCTAGCTTCAGCATTCCGTTATAGTTGTCCATTTTGGCAGGGCTTGAGGTAGGACTGAGGCTGGCGCCGTCGGCATCTTTCATGTATCCTGTTCTTTCGTAAGCCATTGACACTACATAATCGAAATTTTTATTAATCCTTCCGGATAGCAGCTGGCTTGCCCTGAAGCCTAATGTGCCACCGTAAAGCTGCCCGGTAATCCCGATCTGCGACTGGCCCGAGATGTTACGGCTGTTGTCTGATCTTCTGGTGATGTAATTGATGATTCCCCCGTCGGCACCGTTGCCGTAAATGGAAGATGCCCCTTTAATGACTTCAATCCTCTCAATCACGGAAGGATCAATGGATCTGATGTCCCTCGAGCCGTTTCTCAGAGGAGTAGACTGCGGAATCCCGTCAATCAGTACCAGAACCTGGCGGCCTCTCAGTGTCTGTCCGCTGTTGGTGGTCATTCCCGAACTGGTAGCCAGACTGGGAACGGTATACTGTAAAATATTTGTAATATCTGAATTAACCGTTAATTGCGACTGAATCTGTTTTCTGCCTACGATGGTAACGGAACCCGGGATTTCCTTTATGCTTTCTTTTTTCCGGGATGCTGTTAACACCACCTCATCTACATTTTTGGTCTGCAAACTGTCTGTACCTTGTGCGAATACCACAACGGTTCCCAGGCAAGCCACTGATAAAAGAGCCTTTTTCATTATATTTTTTTTCCTTGTTTTTTTCTTTTTCCCCACCAGATCAAAAATCCGGTTACCGGTAATGAAGTACAGAGTAATCCTGCCGTAAACCAGATGATCTTTCCCATCAGCCCGAAATAAGAACCGGTATGGACGTCATAATTGGCATGGGCATACTGTTCTGCGGCAGTCAGTTGCTGATGAGGTTTGTTGACCAGCAGTTTCCCTGAATATTGATCGAAAGCCAATTGGTTTCTTACGGCAAATTTCCCATCTTCGCCATAAACGGTGACAGGAATATTTTTTAACTCTTTTCCTTTTTTGTTTTTTCCGTTCAGCGGTATCCTGAAGCTTGAAGAGGCGGGATACAGGGCCCGGGTCTGCCGGGCGGCGAGATCATAAACCGAACTGTTTTTTGCCAGCAGTGAATCCGGGGATTCAAGTTCTTTTTCCTTCGGAAGCTCAGTAGAACCGGATAAGGTAAAATTAAATGTGTTTTTCACCCACGGATAAGCGAAGTAAACTCCTGAAAGGCTCAACAGCAGGGCGATAAATGAAACATAAAACCCCAAGATATTGTAGAGGTCATAATTTTTGCGTTTCCACGTTTTTACATTCTTCCAGTCGAAACGGAACCGTGTTTTCCTGGCTTTTTTATTTTTCGGCCACCAAAGGATAATGCCGGTGATCAGCATGATGATAAACAGTACCGTCGGGATTCCCACCACATATTTTCCCCAGTCTGCTTTTAGCAACAGGCTCCAGTGAATGGACTTCAGGATAGGGAAAAGGTCATACTTTTCATTGTAAACTCCCTGGATCTGTCCGTTGTAGGGATTTACATACACCAGCTTATTGATTTTTACCTCATCAAAATAATTCCAGGCCTGTTTGTCTTTTTCATAATAGAGAAACCTGTAAGATTTGCTTCTGTCCAAAGGAATTTCCACTGAACTGACCGGAAATTTCTCATTGACTTCCAAAGCGACTTTTTCTTTAAGCACTTCTATGGAAAGCGGTGTCTGCGTAATCGTTTCAGCTTTTACATAAACGGCATTTTTTCTCAGAATACTCTGAACCTCATCTTTGAAAACATACATCGTTCCGGTCAGAGAGACAATAAAAACAATGATCCCAACGGATAAGCCAAACCACAGATGCAGTTTGGCAGACCATTTTTTTATAAAAGAAGGTTTCTTTTTATGATGCTTCCTCTTTTTCATTTAAAATAAACTATTCCTGAAGTTTTTCAGGAATAGCAGTTGTAATTATTGATTTTTAAAACTTGTAAGTAACAGTTCCTAAA
The sequence above is a segment of the Chryseobacterium sp. JJR-5R genome. Coding sequences within it:
- a CDS encoding TonB-dependent receptor; the encoded protein is MKKALLSVACLGTVVVFAQGTDSLQTKNVDEVVLTASRKKESIKEIPGSVTIVGRKQIQSQLTVNSDITNILQYTVPSLATSSGMTTNSGQTLRGRQVLVLIDGIPQSTPLRNGSRDIRSIDPSVIERIEVIKGASSIYGNGADGGIINYITRRSDNSRNISGQSQIGITGQLYGGTLGFRASQLLSGRINKNFDYVVSMAYERTGYMKDADGASLSPTSSPAKMDNYNGMLKLGYNINDNQRVEASYIGYASRSDLNLGLRTGKYGLVPTIGEGEGKGLETTPQGTPRNHNFKLSYDHKNLWKGTSLNINLYLQDFRTVYGYSDTFLNGGQSNVISKKKGARINFDTQLWNAQNSQAEVIYGADILNDQTVQKLEDGRYWTPDMDMTNIAPFMLVKIDLFKKLILKGGLRYENIKVKTGDFNTLSSIKNDGTFTKSIFVAGGNLEYNALVGNIGFRYNINPVISLFGSFSQAYSINELGRILRTSTSDTINNLETKPIIVNNYEFGATGQINRWINYELTSYVSTSKLGASFIQSPDRALMIQRAPEVVYGVEGFLHFTPAEKISFGGSYSWMEGITSPKDDGDYSTKINNSRISAPKVLAYIQVKPLRHLSMGLDMLHAFEQDRFEPNAKTGLYVYGEGRIPDYTVFNFRAGYEVDKHWKLSIGIENLFNRLYQPAIAWWAARDSDFVNSLGMRGTFMAEYRF
- a CDS encoding PepSY-associated TM helix domain-containing protein, translating into MKKRKHHKKKPSFIKKWSAKLHLWFGLSVGIIVFIVSLTGTMYVFKDEVQSILRKNAVYVKAETITQTPLSIEVLKEKVALEVNEKFPVSSVEIPLDRSKSYRFLYYEKDKQAWNYFDEVKINKLVYVNPYNGQIQGVYNEKYDLFPILKSIHWSLLLKADWGKYVVGIPTVLFIIMLITGIILWWPKNKKARKTRFRFDWKNVKTWKRKNYDLYNILGFYVSFIALLLSLSGVYFAYPWVKNTFNFTLSGSTELPKEKELESPDSLLAKNSSVYDLAARQTRALYPASSSFRIPLNGKNKKGKELKNIPVTVYGEDGKFAVRNQLAFDQYSGKLLVNKPHQQLTAAEQYAHANYDVHTGSYFGLMGKIIWFTAGLLCTSLPVTGFLIWWGKRKKQGKKI